In Ilumatobacter fluminis, the following proteins share a genomic window:
- a CDS encoding TetR/AcrR family transcriptional regulator: MGATEPETRVLDATKSCCERFGMAKVTIDDICDESGVSRATIYRLFPGGRDVLFEALRVRELNEFFDVLTAGADGHDDVDDLIVSLVVVATRELRADDHLALMLASEPGDVLSQLTVAGFPRIIRVATDYLMPLLAPHLDPEFAEQLIELLVRTVISYFLAPSDHVDLGDPDSARAFLRPGLALLTPQPSERTLT; encoded by the coding sequence ATGGGGGCAACCGAGCCGGAGACGCGTGTACTCGACGCCACCAAGTCGTGCTGCGAGCGCTTCGGCATGGCCAAGGTGACCATCGACGACATCTGCGACGAGAGCGGCGTCTCGCGGGCGACGATCTACCGGCTCTTCCCGGGCGGTCGCGATGTGTTGTTCGAGGCGTTGCGTGTCCGTGAGCTCAACGAGTTCTTCGACGTACTCACCGCCGGCGCCGACGGGCACGACGACGTCGACGACCTGATCGTGTCGCTGGTCGTGGTCGCCACCCGAGAGCTGCGTGCCGACGACCATCTGGCGCTGATGCTGGCGTCGGAGCCGGGCGACGTGCTGTCGCAGCTCACCGTCGCCGGCTTCCCGCGCATCATCCGGGTCGCCACCGACTACCTCATGCCGCTCCTGGCACCCCATCTCGATCCCGAGTTCGCCGAGCAGCTGATCGAGCTCCTCGTCCGAACCGTCATCTCCTACTTCCTGGCGCCGAGCGATCACGTCGACCTCGGCGACCCCGACTCTGCCCGTGCGTTCCTGCGCCCGGGCCTGGCCTTGCTGACACCCCAACCCTCCGAGAGGACACTGACATGA
- a CDS encoding ferritin-like domain-containing protein: MTDTFSTNEEIIGRADINDIEAILQVTNTDVDEVVHIVKDNADAIFTWDYSLARPQLRKLYEKAKTGQWNGSTDLDWDADIDVEKVVSADQAASSAGFTADHYEGTVVEKWGDKEWLEFGIDQRRWTLSQFLHGEQGALLCTAKIVETVPWYDAKLYAATQTMDEARHVEVFHRYLDEKMGGEFQVNAHLRMLLDDIIEDSRWDMTYLGMQVMVEGLALAAFGFMHQMTEEPLLKKLLRYVMSDEARHVAFGVLSLKEVYDGMSDKEMMERQEFAFEAAIRMRDRFLSQEVWEKHGVNPKDVVPLVLKDPTRDLFQQMLFSKIVPNCKKLGLLDRNDQWLRRRFEEMSVIQFEDWEDTGSEYIKFELEGEQQEQPQPVAGE; the protein is encoded by the coding sequence ATGACCGACACCTTCTCCACCAACGAAGAGATCATCGGCCGCGCCGACATCAACGACATCGAGGCGATCCTGCAGGTCACGAACACCGATGTCGACGAGGTCGTCCACATCGTGAAGGACAACGCCGACGCGATCTTCACGTGGGACTATTCGCTCGCCCGGCCGCAGCTCCGCAAGCTGTACGAGAAGGCCAAGACCGGCCAGTGGAACGGCAGCACCGATCTCGACTGGGACGCCGACATCGACGTCGAAAAAGTCGTCAGCGCCGACCAGGCCGCATCGTCGGCCGGCTTCACCGCCGACCACTACGAGGGCACCGTCGTCGAGAAGTGGGGCGACAAGGAGTGGCTCGAGTTCGGCATCGACCAGCGTCGCTGGACACTCTCGCAGTTCCTCCACGGGGAACAGGGAGCGCTGCTCTGCACCGCCAAGATCGTCGAGACCGTGCCGTGGTACGACGCCAAGCTCTACGCCGCGACGCAGACGATGGACGAGGCCCGCCACGTCGAGGTGTTCCACCGTTACCTCGACGAGAAGATGGGCGGCGAGTTCCAGGTCAACGCCCACCTGCGCATGCTGCTCGACGACATCATCGAGGACAGCCGCTGGGACATGACCTACCTCGGTATGCAGGTCATGGTCGAGGGTCTGGCCCTCGCCGCGTTCGGCTTCATGCACCAGATGACCGAAGAGCCGCTCCTCAAGAAGCTGCTCCGCTATGTCATGAGCGACGAGGCCCGCCACGTCGCATTCGGCGTGCTGTCGCTCAAGGAGGTCTACGACGGCATGTCCGACAAGGAGATGATGGAGCGTCAGGAGTTCGCCTTCGAGGCTGCCATCCGCATGCGCGACCGCTTCCTGTCGCAGGAGGTCTGGGAGAAGCACGGTGTGAACCCGAAGGACGTGGTGCCGCTCGTGCTCAAGGACCCGACCCGCGACCTGTTCCAGCAGATGCTGTTCAGCAAGATCGTCCCGAACTGCAAGAAGCTGGGCCTGCTCGACCGCAACGACCAGTGGCTCCGTCGTCGCTTCGAGGAGATGAGCGTCATCCAGTTCGAGGACTGGGAGGACACCGGCTCCGAGTACATCAAGTTCGAGCTCGAAGGCGAGCAGCAAGAGCAGCCGCAGCCGGTCGCCGGCGAGTGA
- a CDS encoding methyltransferase domain-containing protein codes for MTVDWEPDRYERFKAQRAEPFWDLLELVHRGGIDRAVDLGCGTGELTVAAADQLGVGRMTGVDSSPAMLERAARHGRVAVDFVDGDIARWTSDCDHDLVLANAALQWVPDHRGVLERWVAALAPQGQLAVQVPANHDHASHLASVDVAHREPFASSFGGAPPADPVAANVLTPESYATTLYELGLAEPHVRLQVYGHVFDSPADVVEWTRGTSLTRFFKQLPHELHEPFVDAYREELLSRIGTDGPYFYAFKRILIWARKA; via the coding sequence ATGACGGTCGACTGGGAACCCGACCGATACGAGCGGTTCAAGGCACAGCGTGCCGAGCCGTTCTGGGATCTGTTGGAGCTCGTCCACCGCGGCGGCATCGACCGCGCGGTCGATCTCGGATGCGGTACGGGCGAGCTCACGGTGGCGGCCGCCGACCAACTCGGTGTCGGACGGATGACCGGCGTCGACAGTTCGCCCGCGATGCTAGAGCGTGCCGCCCGCCATGGTCGCGTGGCGGTCGACTTCGTCGACGGTGACATCGCCCGCTGGACCTCCGACTGCGATCACGACCTCGTCCTCGCGAACGCGGCCCTGCAATGGGTGCCCGACCACCGGGGCGTCCTCGAGCGGTGGGTCGCCGCACTCGCGCCGCAGGGTCAGCTCGCCGTCCAGGTGCCGGCGAACCACGACCACGCGTCGCATCTGGCGAGCGTCGACGTCGCGCACCGGGAGCCGTTCGCCTCGTCGTTCGGCGGTGCTCCACCGGCCGACCCCGTCGCCGCCAATGTGCTCACGCCCGAGAGCTACGCGACGACGCTCTACGAACTCGGATTGGCCGAGCCACACGTCCGGTTGCAGGTGTACGGCCATGTCTTCGATTCGCCCGCCGACGTCGTGGAGTGGACGCGCGGCACCTCGCTGACCCGCTTCTTCAAGCAGTTGCCGCACGAGCTGCACGAGCCGTTCGTCGACGCCTACCGCGAGGAGCTGCTGTCGCGCATCGGCACCGACGGGCCGTACTTCTACGCCTTCAAACGCATCCTGATCTGGGCGCGCAAGGCCTGA
- a CDS encoding diacylglycerol/lipid kinase family protein, producing the protein MASVHVIGNASAPHGQEQLANVAAALERRGVDADVHHPPTLEAAQEAARCSVAAGADRLIAVGGDGVVNIAVNAVAESSVVLGVVPAGTGNDFARALGLLDGDVDAQVGRALGEATAVDAIKSTHGWVASVATLGFSGDVTAHANRLRWPRGQHRYTLATVLQLPRLQPYPVSVTVDGRRVGSGSTMLLAIGNTAYFGGGMRICPAAKPGDGTFQVIDIEAVSRLRFLRVFPTVFSGRHVDRPEVHADSGVVAEVEGAGIDLWADGERLGPLPVRLELVPGALRLAGCPG; encoded by the coding sequence ATGGCGAGCGTCCACGTGATCGGGAATGCGTCCGCCCCGCACGGGCAGGAGCAACTGGCGAACGTCGCGGCAGCGCTGGAGCGTCGTGGGGTCGACGCCGACGTGCATCATCCGCCGACGCTCGAGGCAGCGCAGGAGGCCGCTCGCTGCAGCGTCGCTGCCGGAGCCGATCGTCTGATCGCCGTCGGCGGCGACGGCGTCGTCAACATCGCCGTCAACGCCGTGGCCGAGTCGAGCGTCGTGCTCGGCGTCGTGCCGGCAGGAACGGGCAACGACTTCGCCCGTGCGCTCGGACTGCTCGACGGCGACGTGGACGCCCAGGTCGGGCGGGCGCTCGGCGAGGCCACGGCGGTCGATGCGATCAAGAGCACCCACGGCTGGGTCGCCTCGGTCGCCACGCTCGGCTTCAGTGGCGACGTCACTGCGCACGCCAACCGACTGAGGTGGCCCCGTGGACAGCACCGCTACACCCTCGCCACCGTGCTGCAGCTCCCTCGGTTGCAGCCGTACCCGGTTTCGGTCACCGTCGACGGTCGGCGCGTCGGGTCCGGCTCGACGATGCTGCTCGCGATCGGCAACACGGCGTACTTCGGCGGTGGGATGCGCATCTGCCCGGCAGCGAAACCGGGCGACGGCACGTTCCAGGTCATCGACATCGAGGCGGTCTCGCGTCTCCGGTTCCTCCGCGTGTTTCCCACGGTGTTCTCCGGCCGCCACGTCGACCGTCCCGAGGTACACGCCGACAGCGGTGTCGTGGCAGAGGTCGAGGGCGCCGGGATCGACCTGTGGGCCGACGGTGAACGTCTCGGGCCGCTCCCGGTCCGGCTCGAACTCGTCCCGGGCGCGCTGCGCCTCGCCGGCTGCCCCGGTTGA
- a CDS encoding glutamine synthetase family protein translates to MVTIEELAADSAIDTVMVAFTDHYGRLVGKRFDAGFFVETVREGTHACDYLLTVDMEMEPIPGFEFASWDEGYGDVHLVPDLTTLRRAGWTDGAAIVLCDVVDQTTHDLVPMAPRTVLRRQVERLAEHGLVAKAASELEFYLYDDTYRQAHDKGYTDLQPAGWYVDDYHLLQASRVEPYVGAARQALTASGIPVENSKGECGRGQHELNIRFADALTMADRHTVMKHGMKELADAMGLSVSFMAKPTTADTGNSSHLHLSLWAGDVNVCGADDERAAVFEQFLAGWMAYVDDVMVCYAPTVNSYKRYVDGSWAPTRVAWSSDNRTASFRVVGTGQSRRVECRLPGADCNPYLAYAGAIAAGIAGIEHRLTLSDEFRGDVYAAADLPRVPRTLEHATGSFDASAMARAAFGDDVVDHYAHFHRAEVEAYHAAVSDWERRRYFERI, encoded by the coding sequence GTGGTGACGATCGAGGAGCTGGCGGCGGATTCGGCGATCGACACGGTGATGGTCGCCTTCACCGATCACTACGGCCGCCTCGTCGGGAAGCGATTCGACGCCGGGTTCTTCGTCGAGACCGTGCGCGAGGGCACGCACGCCTGCGACTACCTCCTCACCGTCGACATGGAGATGGAGCCGATCCCCGGGTTCGAGTTCGCGAGCTGGGACGAGGGCTACGGCGACGTCCACCTCGTGCCCGACCTCACGACGTTGCGACGTGCCGGATGGACCGACGGCGCAGCGATCGTGCTGTGCGACGTCGTCGACCAGACGACACACGACCTCGTCCCGATGGCGCCGCGAACCGTCCTTCGCCGCCAGGTCGAGCGGCTGGCCGAGCACGGTCTCGTCGCCAAGGCGGCGAGCGAGCTCGAGTTCTACCTCTACGACGACACCTACCGCCAGGCGCACGACAAGGGCTACACCGATCTGCAGCCGGCAGGCTGGTACGTCGATGACTACCACCTGCTCCAGGCCAGCCGTGTCGAGCCGTACGTCGGCGCCGCTCGACAGGCCCTGACGGCCTCCGGCATCCCGGTCGAGAACTCGAAGGGCGAATGCGGTCGCGGCCAGCACGAGCTCAACATCCGTTTCGCCGACGCGCTTACGATGGCCGACCGCCACACCGTCATGAAGCACGGCATGAAGGAACTCGCCGACGCGATGGGTCTGAGCGTGTCGTTCATGGCGAAGCCGACCACCGCCGACACGGGCAACTCGAGCCACCTCCACCTGTCGCTGTGGGCAGGAGACGTCAACGTGTGCGGTGCCGACGACGAGCGGGCCGCCGTGTTCGAGCAGTTCCTCGCCGGGTGGATGGCCTACGTCGACGACGTGATGGTCTGCTACGCCCCCACCGTCAATTCGTACAAGCGGTACGTCGATGGCTCGTGGGCACCGACCCGGGTGGCCTGGTCGTCCGACAACCGAACCGCCAGCTTCCGTGTCGTCGGCACCGGCCAATCACGACGCGTCGAGTGTCGCCTGCCCGGCGCCGACTGCAACCCGTACCTCGCCTACGCCGGAGCGATCGCCGCCGGCATCGCCGGGATCGAGCATCGGCTCACGCTCTCGGACGAGTTCCGTGGCGACGTGTACGCGGCCGCCGACCTACCTCGGGTTCCGCGCACGCTCGAGCACGCGACCGGCTCGTTCGACGCGAGCGCGATGGCACGAGCGGCGTTCGGCGACGACGTCGTCGACCACTACGCACACTTCCACCGCGCCGAGGTGGAGGCGTACCACGCCGCGGTCAGCGACTGGGAACGCCGGCGCTACTTCGAGCGCATCTGA
- the dapA gene encoding 4-hydroxy-tetrahydrodipicolinate synthase: protein MPRFGRILSAIITPFDAAGAVDYDVAQQLAKHLVSQGHEGLVVCGTTGESPTLSDEEKLGMFAAIVEAVDVPIIAGTVGYNTAHSVELTKQAAKLGVHGVLSLTPFYSRPSQAGIEAHFRAIAEATDLPQIIYDIPVRTGRKVSSDTLIRLAHEVPNIVGVKDAAADPAESARVIAATPDDFEYYSGDDKLTLPFLSVGAVGTIGVATHWTGPDHVDMFDAWERGDVAGARAANARMLESFAFETGDEAPNPIPTKAMMRTLGWQVGQCRLPVGDAPDWVESRAREVWANLEAARG, encoded by the coding sequence ATGCCACGTTTCGGCCGGATCCTTTCGGCGATCATCACCCCGTTCGATGCGGCCGGGGCCGTCGACTACGACGTCGCGCAGCAGCTCGCCAAACACCTCGTCTCCCAGGGACACGAGGGGCTCGTGGTGTGCGGCACGACCGGTGAGTCGCCGACGCTGTCCGACGAGGAGAAGCTCGGCATGTTCGCGGCGATCGTCGAGGCCGTCGACGTGCCGATCATCGCCGGCACGGTCGGGTACAACACCGCCCACTCGGTCGAGCTGACCAAGCAGGCCGCCAAGCTCGGCGTGCACGGTGTGCTCTCGCTGACGCCGTTCTACAGCCGCCCGTCGCAGGCCGGCATCGAGGCGCATTTCCGTGCGATCGCCGAGGCGACCGACCTGCCGCAGATCATCTACGACATCCCCGTCCGCACCGGCCGCAAGGTCTCGAGCGACACCCTGATCCGTCTCGCGCACGAGGTGCCGAACATCGTCGGCGTGAAGGACGCAGCCGCCGATCCGGCGGAGTCCGCCCGCGTGATCGCTGCCACGCCCGACGACTTCGAGTACTACTCGGGTGACGACAAGCTCACCTTGCCGTTCCTGTCGGTCGGCGCCGTCGGCACCATCGGCGTCGCGACCCACTGGACCGGCCCCGACCACGTCGACATGTTCGACGCCTGGGAGCGCGGCGATGTCGCCGGCGCTCGGGCGGCGAACGCCCGCATGCTCGAGAGCTTCGCGTTCGAGACGGGCGACGAAGCACCCAACCCCATCCCGACCAAGGCGATGATGCGGACCCTCGGATGGCAGGTCGGCCAGTGCCGCCTCCCCGTCGGTGACGCACCCGACTGGGTCGAATCACGAGCCCGCGAAGTGTGGGCGAACCTGGAGGCAGCCCGTGGCTGA
- a CDS encoding ribonuclease J: MAEPVRVVFLGGLGEIGRNCMAIEQGSGDDRAIVLIDCGLMFPDPDMHGIDLVLPDFSYLREHANSIVGLVATHGHEDHVGGIQFLLRDEAGIGGLRDEPLPIYGARLTLGLARNRIEEAGLLGRCDMRSVTDNERIEIGPFGIEFIPVTHSVPHAHAIAVHTDQGVVLHTGDWKLDLTPVDRRRTDLARIGQLTSGRGIRLLMSDSTNAEEAGHAPSETSVGGVLAGLFAEHRDRRIITASFASHLHRIQQIADAAIGAGRKVATLGLSMKKNVRLGIDLGVITIPDSSLIDIEDIDRYEPGEICVISTGSQGEPMSALSLLARGENKFIKLGELDTVILSSHAIPGNESAVNGVIDGLLKRGAEVIHSGIYDVHATGHAQADEIKTYLSLAKPEWYVPIHGEFRHMMANARLGELMGVPRTNVLMCEDGDVIELSDEGLAHAGRVPAGYVYVDGIIGDVGRGVIRDRRVLGEEGVVVVVVTVDIQTGKVLTGPDIITRGWVYAPEAEDLLDEACDRVAEAVESALEKGERDVEALERDVRRAAGKFVNERTKRRPMIVPVVMET, from the coding sequence GTGGCTGAGCCCGTACGCGTCGTCTTTCTCGGAGGTCTCGGTGAGATCGGCCGCAACTGCATGGCGATCGAGCAGGGGAGCGGCGACGACCGCGCCATCGTGCTCATCGACTGTGGCCTCATGTTCCCCGACCCCGACATGCACGGCATCGATCTGGTGCTGCCCGACTTCTCGTACCTGCGCGAGCACGCGAACTCGATCGTCGGTCTGGTCGCGACGCACGGCCACGAAGACCACGTCGGCGGCATCCAGTTCCTGCTGCGCGACGAGGCCGGCATCGGCGGTCTGCGCGACGAGCCGCTGCCGATCTACGGCGCCCGTCTGACGCTCGGCCTGGCACGCAACCGCATCGAGGAGGCCGGGTTGCTCGGCCGCTGCGACATGCGTTCCGTGACCGACAACGAACGCATCGAGATCGGCCCGTTCGGGATCGAGTTCATCCCGGTCACCCACTCGGTGCCGCACGCGCACGCGATCGCGGTCCACACCGACCAGGGTGTCGTGTTGCACACCGGCGACTGGAAACTCGATCTGACCCCGGTCGACCGTCGTCGCACCGACCTCGCCCGCATCGGCCAGCTCACGTCGGGCCGCGGCATCCGGTTGTTGATGAGTGACTCGACCAACGCCGAGGAGGCCGGCCACGCGCCGAGCGAGACCAGCGTCGGCGGCGTGCTCGCCGGTCTGTTCGCCGAACACCGCGACCGCCGCATCATCACCGCCAGCTTCGCCAGCCACCTGCACCGCATCCAGCAGATCGCCGATGCGGCGATCGGCGCCGGCCGCAAGGTCGCCACGCTCGGGTTGAGCATGAAGAAGAACGTCCGGCTCGGTATCGACCTCGGCGTCATCACGATCCCCGACTCGTCGCTGATCGACATCGAGGACATCGATCGGTACGAACCCGGCGAGATCTGCGTCATCTCCACGGGTTCGCAGGGCGAGCCGATGTCGGCGCTGTCGCTGCTCGCCCGGGGTGAGAACAAGTTCATCAAGTTGGGCGAGCTCGACACGGTGATCCTGTCGAGCCATGCCATCCCGGGCAACGAGAGCGCCGTGAACGGCGTGATCGACGGCTTACTCAAGCGAGGTGCCGAGGTCATCCACTCGGGCATCTACGACGTGCACGCCACCGGCCACGCCCAAGCCGACGAGATCAAGACGTACCTGTCGCTCGCGAAGCCCGAGTGGTACGTGCCGATCCACGGCGAATTCCGTCACATGATGGCCAACGCCCGTCTCGGCGAGTTGATGGGCGTGCCTCGCACGAACGTGCTGATGTGCGAGGACGGCGACGTGATCGAGCTGTCCGACGAGGGGCTGGCCCACGCCGGCCGTGTGCCGGCCGGCTACGTCTACGTCGACGGGATCATCGGCGACGTGGGGCGCGGTGTGATCCGTGACCGTCGGGTGCTCGGTGAGGAAGGCGTGGTCGTCGTGGTCGTCACGGTCGACATCCAGACCGGCAAGGTGCTCACCGGACCCGACATCATCACGCGCGGCTGGGTGTACGCACCCGAGGCCGAAGACCTGCTCGACGAGGCGTGCGATCGCGTCGCGGAGGCGGTCGAGTCGGCCCTCGAGAAGGGCGAACGCGACGTCGAGGCCCTCGAGCGCGACGTGCGCCGAGCTGCCGGCAAGTTCGTGAACGAGCGCACCAAGCGGCGGCCGATGATCGTGCCCGTCGTGATGGAGACGTGA
- a CDS encoding FtsK/SpoIIIE family DNA translocase, protein MSSSSRSSGGSSKGGRSKAATPPRGSSRAKSGSSGGAKGSTNGKPNPKGQSEVRQAVSGREHEFLGLVLIGAGIVLGLAMYLDLAGPLGAGIETSIGWFLGVGRYLLPIVLLVSGGALVRKHVSSSPVTIALGWGLILLSVLGIIHIVRTPDSLTTFQDGDDVTTLGEGAGWIGALVGGPLEALLAPVGGIVVLVAVLVGAALLITQTSLRTMAESASRGAAAVARPVGRATKKALSDLSTLSSEREDGERPGRRRQRPDDDRPSSPQGVHGEPLSPALYDGAEDDADIFSAPKSAPKKRRKKAAAAAASTQAALPIDGETVGEWVLPPLGHLKQAGQQAINMAEIERRGQTLQESLAQHNVDTELIGMTVGPTVTRYELELGPGVKVARITSLQKDIAYAMAATDVRILAPIPGRSAIGVEVPNHQRQLVALGDLLVSPEAGEASHPLEVAVGKDIAGKAVFLDISTTPHLLIAGATGAGKSSGINCIITSLLMRTTPDQVRLILIDPKQVEMGQYQRLPHLLTEPVTNPKKAANALGWAVKEMEKRYDILSAVGYRDITGYNEAVVKGEIDPPPGVDPDDTPYEHMPYIVVVVDELNDLMMVAARDVEESITRIAQKARAVGIHLIIATQRPSVNVITGVIKANVPARMAFAVSSLTDSRVILDQPGAEKLVGKGDMLLLPGNSSVPNRIQGSFVGEDEVRKVVKHWRAQAPEPVYTQNVEGDEEGGGAAGAAPASPPAQQMSFDGGAGGGLDVTSDANAFSAGEEDEDAVMMRQAMELVVRSQLGSTSMLQRKLKVGFARAGRIMDLLEQRGVVGPSEGSKAREVLMTVEEFELLQQNGSV, encoded by the coding sequence ATGTCCAGTTCTTCGCGTTCATCGGGCGGTTCCTCCAAGGGAGGCCGTAGCAAGGCGGCGACCCCGCCACGTGGTTCTTCGCGCGCCAAGAGCGGTAGCTCGGGTGGTGCGAAGGGCTCGACCAACGGCAAGCCCAACCCCAAGGGGCAGTCGGAGGTCCGTCAGGCCGTGTCCGGCCGCGAGCACGAGTTCCTCGGCCTGGTCCTGATCGGCGCCGGCATCGTCCTCGGTCTCGCCATGTATCTCGACCTGGCCGGCCCGCTGGGCGCCGGGATCGAGACCTCGATCGGCTGGTTCCTCGGCGTCGGTCGCTACCTGCTGCCGATCGTGCTGCTGGTCTCGGGCGGCGCACTCGTCCGCAAGCACGTCTCGTCGAGTCCGGTCACGATCGCGCTGGGCTGGGGCCTGATCCTGCTGTCGGTCCTCGGCATCATCCACATCGTCCGCACACCCGACTCACTGACCACCTTCCAGGACGGCGACGACGTCACCACCCTCGGCGAGGGTGCCGGCTGGATCGGCGCGCTGGTCGGTGGCCCGCTCGAGGCCCTCCTCGCTCCCGTCGGTGGCATCGTCGTCCTGGTCGCCGTGCTGGTGGGCGCTGCTCTGCTGATCACCCAGACGTCGCTGCGCACGATGGCCGAGTCGGCCAGCCGTGGTGCCGCCGCGGTCGCCCGCCCGGTCGGGCGAGCGACCAAGAAGGCGCTGTCCGATCTGTCGACGCTCAGCAGCGAACGCGAAGACGGTGAGCGTCCCGGCCGCCGACGCCAGCGGCCCGACGACGACCGCCCGTCGAGTCCGCAGGGCGTCCACGGCGAACCCTTGTCGCCAGCGCTGTACGACGGCGCCGAGGACGACGCCGACATCTTCTCGGCGCCGAAGTCGGCCCCGAAGAAGCGTCGCAAGAAGGCAGCGGCCGCCGCTGCCTCGACCCAGGCAGCGCTGCCGATCGACGGTGAGACCGTCGGCGAATGGGTGCTGCCACCGCTCGGTCACCTCAAGCAGGCGGGCCAGCAGGCGATCAACATGGCCGAGATCGAACGCCGCGGCCAGACGCTGCAGGAGTCGCTCGCCCAGCACAACGTCGACACCGAGCTGATCGGCATGACCGTCGGCCCGACGGTCACCCGGTACGAACTCGAACTGGGGCCGGGCGTCAAGGTCGCCCGCATCACGAGCCTCCAGAAAGACATCGCCTACGCGATGGCGGCGACCGACGTCCGCATCCTCGCCCCGATCCCGGGGCGATCGGCGATCGGTGTCGAGGTGCCGAACCACCAGCGTCAGCTGGTCGCACTCGGCGACCTACTCGTGTCGCCCGAGGCGGGCGAGGCGAGCCACCCGCTCGAGGTCGCCGTCGGCAAGGACATCGCCGGCAAGGCGGTGTTCCTCGACATCTCCACGACCCCGCACCTGCTCATCGCCGGTGCCACCGGCGCCGGCAAGTCGAGCGGCATCAACTGCATCATCACCTCGCTGCTGATGCGCACCACGCCCGACCAGGTGCGCCTCATCCTGATCGACCCGAAGCAGGTCGAGATGGGCCAGTACCAGCGGCTGCCGCACCTGCTCACCGAGCCCGTCACCAACCCGAAGAAGGCGGCCAACGCGCTCGGGTGGGCGGTCAAGGAGATGGAGAAGCGGTACGACATCCTGTCGGCCGTCGGCTACCGCGACATCACCGGCTACAACGAGGCCGTCGTCAAGGGCGAGATCGATCCGCCGCCCGGCGTCGATCCGGACGACACCCCGTACGAGCACATGCCGTACATCGTGGTCGTCGTCGACGAGCTCAACGACCTCATGATGGTCGCCGCTCGCGACGTCGAGGAGTCGATCACCCGCATCGCCCAGAAGGCGCGTGCCGTCGGCATCCACCTGATCATCGCCACGCAGCGTCCGTCGGTGAACGTCATCACCGGTGTCATCAAGGCCAACGTGCCGGCCCGCATGGCGTTCGCCGTGTCGTCGCTCACCGACTCGCGCGTCATTCTCGACCAGCCCGGTGCCGAGAAGCTGGTCGGCAAGGGCGACATGCTCCTCTTGCCGGGCAACTCGTCGGTCCCGAACCGCATCCAGGGTTCGTTCGTGGGCGAAGACGAGGTCCGCAAGGTCGTCAAGCACTGGCGTGCCCAGGCGCCCGAGCCGGTGTACACCCAGAACGTCGAAGGCGACGAGGAAGGTGGCGGCGCAGCAGGTGCTGCCCCGGCGTCACCGCCCGCGCAGCAGATGTCGTTCGACGGTGGTGCCGGCGGTGGCCTCGACGTCACGTCCGATGCCAACGCCTTTTCCGCCGGCGAGGAAGACGAGGACGCCGTGATGATGCGTCAGGCGATGGAACTCGTCGTGCGCAGCCAGCTCGGTTCGACGTCGATGCTGCAGCGCAAGCTCAAGGTCGGCTTCGCCCGTGCCGGCCGCATCATGGACCTGCTCGAACAGCGCGGCGTCGTCGGCCCCTCCGAGGGCTCCAAGGCCCGCGAGGTCCTCATGACCGTGGAAGAGTTCGAACTCCTCCAACAAAACGGTTCCGTCTGA